A region of the Candidatus Hydrogenedentota bacterium genome:
GGCCTCTTTTTCTATCCGGGGTGGGGCATGCCCATGAACAGCCAGCGCCACGGCAACCCGCCGCTGACGCCGGCCTGGGCGCTGGAACCCTGGGTCTGGGAGGACGACACCAACACCGCCGCGTCCACCCTGGAAATGGTCAACGGTCACCTGGCCCACGACTTCCCCGTGCGCACCGTGCTCATCGACAGCCCCTGGTCCACGCGATACAACGACTTCATCGTGGATGAAGCCCGCTTCCCCAATCCGGAAGCCTTCTTCCGCAGCCTCGACGAGCGGGGGATCCGGGTCGTGCTCTGGATGACCAGCATGGTCAATAGCGAGAGTAAAGACACCGCCCTGACCACCTCGCCCGACTGGTTTCAGGAGGCCGCCAACCGGGGCTTTCTGACCAATGGGGACTTCCAGAAGAAATGGTGGAAGGGTAAAGGTGGGTTCATCGACTATACCAATCCCGAGGCCATGGCGTGGTGGCAGGGGCTCCAGAGTTCCGTGCTGGATTGGGGTGTCGATGGTTGGAAGCTGGATGGCTCCGCCACACTCAATTTCCGTACGAAGGGCGTCATTCCGTGGTTCTATGCGGACACCCACGCCGGGCGCATATCCACGCGCCAATACATGGACCACTACTATCGGGACGAATACGCGAACGGCCTGCGGAAAAATCCCGAGTTTGTGACCATGTCCCGCTCCCTCGATTCCGTCGCCCCCTGGGTACATCCCGAGGGCTTCGCCCCCATCGACGCCTCCCCCGTCAACTGGGTGGGCGACAACACCCACACCTGGGACGAGGGTACGCGGGGCCTCCAACGGGCCATCCGGCTGATCCTCAAGAGCGCGGAGATGGGTTACAGCGTGATCGGATCAGACATCGCCGGCTACCACGGCGAAGAGCCCATCGACCCGGAGCTCTACATCCGCTGGACCCAGTTCTCCACCTTCTGCGGGCTTTTCCTTAACGGCGGCCACGGCGAACGGCGCATGTGGATGCGCAGCCCGGAAGAACTGAAAATTATTCGAGACTTCTCCTGGCTGCACCACGAGCTCGTGCCCTACATGTACCACTACATCGTCACCGCAAGCCAGGGCGGGAAGCGTCTCATGACTCCCCTGGCGGACGGCGAATTCCACTACCTTTTCGGAGACGACTTGCTGATCGCGCCCATCCACCGGCCCGGAGGCGAGCGGGAGGTTCACCTGCCCGCGGGCACCTGGCGCTACTGGTTCGACGACGCCATCGCGATCGAAGGGCCGGTCGAATTCAATCGGAATTATCCGATGGACGAATACCCGGTGTACATCCGGGATGGCGCAATCATCCCCATGAATATCTCCCGGGACTATACCGGCGTCGGCTCCAAGGATTCGGCCGGGCTGCTCACCCTAAACATCTACCCCGCTGCGGATGGCGCGTTCACCTGCTACGCCCCTGACGATCAGGCGGCGCTGGAGGTCAGCGTTGCGCAACAGGACGGGCTGAGCATCCGTCTGGAGGGCGCGGGCCGCCCCTGTATCCTCCGGGTCTTTCGCGAATCACCGCCCACTGAAGTACGCTTCAATGACACGCCCGTGGATGCGGCCGCGTGGGAATTCTCGGAAACTGACCACCGCGTCATCCTGCGGGATACCATGGGCGCCACGGGCACATGGCACCTGCGCTGAGCGGACTTCAGGTTGTAATCCGAAGTGCATCCATGTTAGCGTGTGCTCCACTTTCACCCGAAAACACAACTTCGTTCTGCATAGGAGACTTACCATGACCTGGTTCGAGCAAATCGTCAACGGATTCCTTTTCACCCTCGGCGCCGTTCTGCTGTTTCTCTTCGGCGCCAGCGCAGGATTCCTGGACGGATTTTAATCCCCCGCCAATACGCTATACAGGTTCAGTGCACCCGGTCCTGATTCGTTGGGACCGGGTTTTTGCTTTCTCCCGCGAGCGCATAGGTCACCACGGACAACAATTCCGCAATCTGGAATGGCTTCGTCAGGGTGGCGCAGGCCCCGAAGCGACGCGCCAGATCAATGAAACCCTCTGGGGCCGTGAGGTCGCGGCTTCCCCCCGACATGGCGATCACCGGCAACTCGGGAAACTCCATGCACAACTCGCGGATGGTGCTCATGCCCTCTTTATGGGGCATAAAGATATCGGTTATCACCAGATCCGCCGGACTGCGGCGCTGGAGGTGTATTCCCGACTCGCCCTCCGGTGCCTCCAGGACTTCGTGCCCCTGATCCTCCAGGACTTCTCGAATTGTCTGCCGCATTGCATAGTGGTCATCGATGACTATAATACGGGCCATCCAGTTTCTCTCCCAGACGTTGCTAACCTTGCGGCTAAGCTTACACCATTGTCGCCAAAATTAATAGATATTATTGTATTCACCCCCGCAATCCGCCACATCGTGACGAAATTGTGTATCAAAATCGGAATTCTTCATGAAATGGGATATTTTTTGTCATACTTTCTACATATATTTTGATTATACTTTCGATTGTAGGCTCGTACAGTTGAATGACTCTTCGGAGTCAACAGCTCCCTCACTTTGGCAAGCCCCCTGCCAAAAATGAGCCTACCTGCCGCAGCCCGCCGAGGTGCCCCCCTCGG
Encoded here:
- a CDS encoding response regulator is translated as MARIIVIDDHYAMRQTIREVLEDQGHEVLEAPEGESGIHLQRRSPADLVITDIFMPHKEGMSTIRELCMEFPELPVIAMSGGSRDLTAPEGFIDLARRFGACATLTKPFQIAELLSVVTYALAGESKNPVPTNQDRVH
- a CDS encoding glycoside hydrolase family 31 protein, which translates into the protein MKKTGCWLRVFQISCALLLITLVVGWGLFFYPGWGMPMNSQRHGNPPLTPAWALEPWVWEDDTNTAASTLEMVNGHLAHDFPVRTVLIDSPWSTRYNDFIVDEARFPNPEAFFRSLDERGIRVVLWMTSMVNSESKDTALTTSPDWFQEAANRGFLTNGDFQKKWWKGKGGFIDYTNPEAMAWWQGLQSSVLDWGVDGWKLDGSATLNFRTKGVIPWFYADTHAGRISTRQYMDHYYRDEYANGLRKNPEFVTMSRSLDSVAPWVHPEGFAPIDASPVNWVGDNTHTWDEGTRGLQRAIRLILKSAEMGYSVIGSDIAGYHGEEPIDPELYIRWTQFSTFCGLFLNGGHGERRMWMRSPEELKIIRDFSWLHHELVPYMYHYIVTASQGGKRLMTPLADGEFHYLFGDDLLIAPIHRPGGEREVHLPAGTWRYWFDDAIAIEGPVEFNRNYPMDEYPVYIRDGAIIPMNISRDYTGVGSKDSAGLLTLNIYPAADGAFTCYAPDDQAALEVSVAQQDGLSIRLEGAGRPCILRVFRESPPTEVRFNDTPVDAAAWEFSETDHRVILRDTMGATGTWHLR